One Streptomyces sp. V4I8 genomic window carries:
- a CDS encoding ABC transporter permease — MTTATDVNQPTLQPAAPTGRRLSWSVLLLVIAGALALTSIVRIITGADGITNVSQMSTALQLAVPIGLAGLGGLWAERAGVVNIGLEGMMILGTWFGAWAGFQWGPWTGVVVGIIGGCIGGILHAIATVTFRVNHIVSGVAINILALGITRYLAPLAFEGHAGGSAKQSPAVDSLGNFTVPGLSDGLRDLNNHGWFFISDIAGLLGGLVTNVSWLTLIAIALIPATWWILWRTAFGLRLRSCGENPVAAESLGVNVYKYKYIAVIISGGLAGLGGVFLSIVANPFYLEGQVSGRGYIGLAAMIFGNWMPGGLALGAGLFGYTDSLNLRGGSTNVHALLLLGALLLIIGAIWLVIRKKYAPSMITAVIGALVYTWYATTNEVPNQVVSATPYVVTLVVLTLSAQRLRMPKADGLPYKKGQGK, encoded by the coding sequence ATGACCACCGCGACCGACGTCAACCAGCCCACGCTGCAGCCCGCGGCACCGACGGGCCGCCGCCTGTCGTGGTCCGTCCTGCTGCTGGTCATCGCCGGAGCCCTGGCGCTGACCTCGATCGTCCGCATCATCACCGGCGCCGACGGCATCACCAACGTCAGCCAGATGTCCACCGCGCTCCAGCTCGCCGTGCCGATCGGCCTCGCGGGTCTCGGCGGTCTGTGGGCCGAGCGGGCGGGCGTCGTCAACATCGGCCTCGAAGGCATGATGATCCTCGGTACCTGGTTCGGTGCCTGGGCCGGCTTCCAGTGGGGCCCGTGGACCGGTGTCGTCGTCGGCATCATCGGCGGCTGCATCGGCGGCATCCTGCACGCCATCGCCACCGTCACGTTCCGGGTCAACCACATCGTCTCCGGTGTGGCGATCAACATCCTCGCCCTCGGTATCACCCGCTACCTCGCGCCCCTCGCCTTCGAGGGCCACGCGGGCGGCTCCGCCAAGCAGTCCCCGGCGGTCGACTCCCTCGGCAACTTCACCGTGCCGGGCCTGTCCGACGGGCTGCGGGACCTGAACAACCACGGCTGGTTCTTCATCTCCGACATCGCCGGTCTGCTCGGCGGTCTGGTCACCAACGTCTCCTGGCTGACCCTGATCGCCATCGCGCTGATCCCCGCCACCTGGTGGATCCTCTGGCGCACCGCCTTCGGTCTGCGGCTGCGCTCCTGCGGTGAGAACCCGGTCGCGGCCGAGTCCCTCGGCGTGAACGTCTACAAGTACAAGTACATCGCCGTGATCATCTCCGGCGGCCTGGCCGGCCTCGGTGGCGTCTTCCTGTCCATCGTCGCCAACCCCTTCTACCTGGAGGGCCAGGTCAGCGGCCGCGGCTACATCGGCCTCGCCGCGATGATCTTCGGCAACTGGATGCCGGGCGGCCTCGCCCTCGGCGCCGGCCTGTTCGGCTACACCGACAGCCTCAACCTGCGCGGCGGCTCGACGAACGTCCACGCCCTGCTGCTGCTCGGCGCGCTCCTGCTGATCATCGGCGCCATCTGGCTGGTGATCCGCAAGAAGTACGCCCCGTCGATGATCACCGCGGTGATCGGCGCCCTGGTGTACACCTGGTACGCCACCACCAACGAGGTCCCGAACCAGGTCGTCTCCGCCACGCCGTACGTCGTCACCCTCGTCGTCCTCACGCTGTCCGCGCAACGTCTGCGGATGCCGAAGGCGGACGGCCTGCCGTACAAGAAGGGCCAGGGCAAGTGA
- a CDS encoding adenosine deaminase: protein MTSQTAQKANIPSSDQIRRAPKVLLHDHLDGGLRPGTIVELAHAVGYSQLPETDPDKLGVWFHEAADSGSLERYLETFSHTVGVMQTRDALVRVARECAEDLAEDGVVYAEVRYAPEQHLEGGLSLEEVVEAVNEGFREGERIARENGHRIRVGALLTAMRHAARALEIAELANRYRDLGVVGFDIAGAEAGHPPTRHLDAFEYLKRENNHFTIHAGEAFGLPSIWQALQWCGADRLGHGVRIIDDIQVHADGSVKLGRLASYVRDKRIPLELCPSSNLQTGAAESYADHPIGLLRRLHFRATVNTDNRLMSHTSMSREFEHLVDAFGYTLDDMQWFSVNAMKSSFIPFDERLAMINDVIKPGYAELKSEWLFRQTSSTSGSEAEEG from the coding sequence ATGACGAGCCAGACTGCCCAGAAGGCGAACATCCCGAGTTCGGACCAGATCCGCCGGGCGCCGAAGGTTCTGCTGCACGACCACCTCGACGGCGGGCTCCGCCCCGGCACGATCGTCGAGCTCGCCCACGCGGTGGGCTACTCCCAACTCCCCGAGACCGACCCCGACAAGCTCGGCGTGTGGTTCCACGAGGCCGCCGACTCCGGGTCTCTGGAGCGGTATCTGGAGACCTTCTCCCACACCGTCGGCGTGATGCAGACCCGCGACGCCCTGGTCCGGGTCGCGCGCGAGTGCGCCGAGGACCTCGCGGAGGACGGTGTCGTCTACGCCGAGGTCCGCTACGCGCCCGAACAGCACCTCGAAGGCGGGCTCAGCCTCGAAGAGGTCGTCGAGGCCGTCAACGAGGGCTTCCGGGAGGGCGAGCGGATCGCGCGGGAGAACGGCCACCGCATCCGCGTGGGCGCCCTGCTCACCGCGATGCGGCACGCCGCCCGCGCGCTGGAGATCGCCGAACTCGCCAACCGCTACCGCGATCTGGGCGTCGTCGGCTTCGACATCGCGGGCGCCGAGGCCGGCCACCCGCCGACCCGGCATCTGGACGCCTTCGAGTACCTCAAGCGGGAGAACAACCACTTCACCATCCACGCGGGCGAGGCGTTCGGCCTGCCGTCCATCTGGCAGGCCCTGCAGTGGTGCGGCGCCGACCGGCTCGGGCACGGGGTGCGCATCATCGACGACATCCAGGTGCACGCCGACGGCTCGGTGAAGCTGGGCCGGCTCGCCTCGTACGTACGGGACAAGCGCATCCCGTTGGAGCTGTGCCCCAGCTCCAACCTCCAGACGGGCGCCGCCGAGTCGTACGCGGACCACCCCATCGGCCTGCTGCGCCGACTGCACTTCCGGGCCACCGTGAACACCGACAACCGCCTCATGTCCCACACCAGCATGAGCCGGGAATTCGAGCATCTTGTCGACGCGTTCGGTTACACGCTCGACGACATGCAGTGGTTCTCCGTCAATGCGATGAAATCATCGTTCATTCCTTTCGATGAACGACTCGCGATGATCAATGACGTGATCAAGCCGGGATATGCCGAACTCAAGTCCGAATGGCTGTTCCGGCAGACCAGCTCTACCAGCGGTTCTGAGGCCGAGGAGGGCTGA
- a CDS encoding BMP family protein: MRRISRITVAGAATASLALALSACGGTSTSASSSESKGGNKGLAIAYDVGGKGDQSFNDAAYAGLEQAKKEFQYDTADVEPTEGETDADKEQRLVSLAKQGYDPVIGVGYAYATAVKGAAEKFPDTTFGIVDDSTVESKNVADLVFSEEEASYLAGVAAAKSTKTNTVGFVGGVDIPLIHKFQAGYEQGVKDTNPKVKVLSQYLTQTAEEGGFASPDKGKSAAEGQIEKKADVVYAAAGLSGQGVIEAAAANKVWAIGVDSDQYKQEALAKYKDFILTSAMKDVAKAVYNLAQSVEDGKPGTGIVRGDLKTGEVGLSNSNPKFADNTELQDAIKTAKEKIISGEIKVKSS, translated from the coding sequence ATGCGCCGGATTTCCCGGATCACGGTCGCAGGCGCAGCGACCGCCTCTCTGGCCCTCGCGCTCTCCGCCTGCGGCGGCACTTCGACCTCGGCCTCATCGTCGGAGTCGAAGGGCGGCAACAAGGGCCTCGCCATCGCGTACGACGTCGGCGGCAAGGGTGACCAGTCCTTCAACGACGCCGCGTACGCGGGCCTGGAGCAGGCGAAGAAGGAGTTCCAGTACGACACCGCCGACGTCGAGCCCACCGAGGGTGAGACGGACGCCGACAAGGAGCAGCGACTGGTGTCGCTGGCCAAGCAGGGTTACGACCCGGTGATCGGCGTCGGCTACGCGTACGCCACCGCCGTGAAGGGTGCCGCGGAGAAGTTCCCCGACACCACCTTCGGTATCGTCGACGACTCCACGGTCGAGTCGAAGAACGTGGCCGACCTGGTCTTCTCCGAGGAGGAGGCCTCGTACCTGGCCGGTGTCGCCGCCGCCAAGAGCACCAAGACGAACACGGTCGGCTTCGTGGGCGGCGTGGACATCCCGCTGATCCACAAGTTCCAGGCCGGCTACGAGCAGGGCGTCAAGGACACCAACCCCAAGGTCAAGGTCCTCTCCCAGTACCTCACGCAGACCGCGGAGGAGGGCGGCTTCGCCAGCCCGGACAAGGGCAAGTCGGCCGCCGAGGGTCAGATCGAGAAGAAGGCCGACGTCGTCTACGCGGCGGCCGGTCTCTCCGGCCAGGGCGTCATCGAGGCCGCCGCCGCCAACAAGGTGTGGGCGATCGGCGTCGACTCCGACCAGTACAAGCAGGAAGCCCTTGCCAAGTACAAGGACTTCATCCTGACGTCGGCGATGAAGGACGTCGCCAAGGCGGTGTACAACCTGGCGCAGTCGGTCGAGGACGGCAAGCCCGGGACCGGTATCGTTCGTGGCGATCTGAAGACCGGCGAGGTGGGCCTGTCGAACTCCAACCCGAAGTTCGCGGACAACACCGAGCTCCAGGACGCCATCAAGACGGCCAAGGAGAAGATCATCAGCGGCGAGATCAAGGTCAAGTCGAGCTGA
- a CDS encoding ABC transporter permease yields the protein MKKFDKERVLLAVAGPVIALAVAFVLSAIVLLASGKSPVEPYTLMFEQIGFSDIQVLVINQASMYYIAALAVAIGFRMNLFNIGVDGQYQLAAMMAAVVGAHVDLPAAIQIPLLLLTAVCTGAFWSGIAGVLKVTRGVSEVVATIMLNAIATSVIAYLWLPDVFGVKVGNNNTTGEMHESGWVPGINMGDAGEIYGLVFLAVLLGIAYWVVLNRTRFGFDLRASGASESAAAASGVDPKRMVLTAMLISGGIAGLAGLPILLGDTHTYSLNFPTGIGFLGIGIALLGRNSPVGIAFAALLWAWLDKASPELDFHGYDKEIAVIMQGLIVLSVVVSYEAVREWGLRRQQRRVGAELAAGHVLGADNNTTKEVAGR from the coding sequence ATGAAGAAGTTCGACAAGGAGCGTGTGCTCCTCGCGGTGGCCGGACCGGTCATCGCGCTCGCCGTGGCCTTCGTGCTCAGCGCGATCGTGCTGCTCGCCTCGGGCAAGAGCCCGGTCGAGCCGTACACCCTGATGTTCGAGCAGATCGGCTTCTCCGACATCCAGGTGCTGGTCATCAACCAGGCCTCGATGTACTACATCGCGGCCCTCGCGGTGGCCATCGGCTTCCGGATGAACCTGTTCAACATCGGCGTCGACGGCCAGTACCAGCTCGCCGCCATGATGGCCGCCGTCGTCGGCGCCCACGTGGACCTGCCGGCCGCGATCCAGATCCCGCTGCTGCTCCTCACCGCCGTCTGCACCGGCGCCTTCTGGTCCGGTATCGCCGGTGTCCTCAAGGTCACCCGCGGGGTCAGCGAGGTCGTCGCGACGATCATGCTCAACGCGATCGCGACCTCCGTCATCGCCTACCTGTGGCTGCCCGACGTCTTCGGCGTCAAGGTCGGCAACAACAACACCACCGGCGAGATGCACGAGTCCGGCTGGGTGCCCGGCATCAACATGGGCGACGCCGGCGAGATCTACGGCCTGGTCTTCCTCGCCGTGCTGCTCGGCATCGCCTACTGGGTCGTCCTCAACCGCACCCGGTTCGGCTTCGACCTGCGCGCCTCCGGCGCCTCGGAGTCCGCCGCCGCGGCCAGCGGTGTCGACCCCAAGCGCATGGTGCTCACCGCCATGCTGATCTCCGGCGGCATCGCGGGCCTCGCCGGTCTGCCGATCCTGCTCGGCGACACCCACACCTACAGCCTGAACTTCCCCACCGGCATCGGCTTCCTCGGCATCGGCATCGCCCTGCTCGGCCGCAACAGCCCCGTCGGCATCGCGTTCGCCGCCCTCCTGTGGGCCTGGCTCGACAAGGCGTCGCCCGAGCTGGACTTCCACGGGTACGACAAGGAGATCGCGGTCATCATGCAGGGCCTGATCGTGCTCTCGGTCGTCGTCTCCTACGAGGCCGTACGCGAGTGGGGCCTGCGCCGCCAGCAGCGCCGGGTCGGCGCGGAACTGGCCGCCGGTCACGTCCTCGGCGCCGACAACAACACCACGAAGGAGGTGGCTGGCCGATGA
- a CDS encoding thymidine phosphorylase, with protein sequence MDAISVIRTKRDRGELSDEQIDWVIDAYTRGEVADEQMSALAMAILLNGMNRREIARWTAAMIASGERMDFSSLSRPTADKHSTGGVGDKITLPLAPLVAACGAAVPQLSGRGLGHTGGTLDKLESIPGWRALLSNEEMLNVLDTTGAVICAAGDGLAPADKKLYALRDVTGTVEAIPLIASSIMSKKIAEGTGSLVLDVKVGTGAFMKTIEDARELASTMVGLGTDHGVKTVALLTDMSTPLGLTAGNALEVRESVEVLAGGGPSDVVELTIALAREMLDAAGVKDADPAKALADGSAMDVWRRMIAAQGGDPDAELPVAREQHVIKAPSSGVLTRLDAYDIGVAAWRLGAGRARKEDPVQAGAGIELHAKPGDTVTEGQPLLTLHTDTPERFEYALQSVEGSYDIAAAGTDFTASPVVLERIA encoded by the coding sequence ATGGACGCCATCTCCGTCATCCGCACCAAGCGGGACCGCGGTGAGCTCAGCGACGAACAGATCGACTGGGTCATCGACGCGTACACCCGCGGGGAGGTCGCCGACGAGCAGATGTCCGCGCTCGCCATGGCGATCCTGCTCAACGGCATGAACCGCCGGGAGATCGCCCGCTGGACGGCCGCGATGATCGCCTCCGGCGAGCGCATGGACTTCTCGTCCCTGTCCCGCCCGACGGCCGACAAGCACTCGACGGGCGGCGTCGGCGACAAGATCACGCTTCCGCTCGCTCCCCTCGTGGCGGCCTGCGGTGCCGCCGTCCCCCAGCTGTCGGGCCGCGGCCTCGGCCACACCGGCGGCACGCTGGACAAGCTCGAGTCGATCCCCGGCTGGCGCGCCCTCCTCTCCAACGAGGAGATGCTGAACGTCCTGGACACGACCGGCGCGGTGATCTGCGCGGCGGGCGACGGCCTGGCCCCGGCGGACAAGAAGCTGTACGCGCTCCGGGACGTCACCGGCACGGTCGAGGCGATCCCGCTGATCGCCTCCTCGATCATGTCGAAGAAGATCGCGGAGGGTACCGGCTCGCTGGTCCTGGACGTGAAGGTCGGCACGGGCGCCTTCATGAAGACCATCGAGGACGCGCGCGAGCTGGCCTCCACGATGGTGGGCCTGGGCACGGACCACGGCGTGAAGACGGTCGCGCTCCTCACTGACATGTCCACCCCGCTCGGCCTCACGGCGGGCAACGCCCTTGAGGTCCGCGAGTCGGTCGAGGTCCTCGCGGGCGGCGGCCCCTCCGACGTGGTCGAGCTGACGATCGCCCTGGCCCGCGAAATGCTGGACGCGGCGGGCGTGAAGGACGCCGACCCGGCCAAGGCCCTGGCCGACGGCTCGGCCATGGACGTCTGGCGGCGCATGATCGCGGCCCAGGGCGGCGACCCGGACGCGGAACTGCCGGTCGCCCGCGAGCAGCACGTGATCAAGGCCCCGTCCTCCGGTGTCCTGACCCGCCTCGACGCCTACGACATCGGCGTCGCCGCCTGGCGCCTCGGCGCCGGGCGCGCCCGCAAGGAGGACCCGGTGCAGGCCGGCGCGGGCATCGAACTGCACGCCAAGCCGGGCGACACGGTCACCGAGGGCCAGCCCCTGCTGACCCTCCACACGGACACCCCGGAGCGCTTCGAGTACGCGCTCCAGTCGGTGGAGGGTTCGTACGACATCGCGGCGGCGGGGACGGACTTCACGGCTTCGCCGGTGGTGCTGGAACGTATCGCCTGA
- a CDS encoding AEC family transporter produces the protein MQGVLTGFAVIAVVIGVGYVIGLRGHLGAHGREVLTKLAFHVASPALLFTTLAQTDLAVIFSSRLLVTALSTAAAAGVFVAVGVVRRWGVGRTTIGALCSSYVNSGNLGIPIAVYVLGDASLVAPVLLFQLIGVTPIALTILDLSGEGEKGPLWRRLLTPLRNPIALGSLAGVAVSATGLRIPAPVLDPLTLIGGMSVPAVLLAFGISLCGSTMPGRGPDRQPVFLSVALKSVGQPAAAWALAAGVFGLRGAPLLDVVVTSALPAAQNLYTYASSYRVGERLARDSILMSTVISVPVLVVVATLLG, from the coding sequence GTGCAGGGAGTGCTGACGGGGTTCGCGGTGATCGCGGTCGTCATCGGGGTGGGTTATGTGATCGGCCTGCGCGGCCACCTCGGCGCCCACGGCCGTGAGGTCCTCACCAAGCTGGCCTTCCATGTGGCGTCCCCGGCCCTGCTGTTCACCACGCTCGCACAGACCGACCTCGCGGTGATCTTCTCCAGCCGCCTCCTGGTCACGGCCCTGAGCACGGCCGCCGCGGCCGGTGTCTTCGTCGCCGTCGGTGTCGTGCGGCGCTGGGGCGTGGGCCGCACCACGATCGGCGCGCTGTGCTCCAGCTACGTCAACTCCGGCAACCTCGGCATCCCGATCGCGGTGTACGTCCTGGGCGACGCGTCACTGGTCGCGCCGGTGCTGCTGTTCCAGCTGATCGGGGTCACCCCGATCGCCCTGACGATCCTCGACCTGTCCGGCGAGGGTGAGAAGGGCCCCTTGTGGCGCCGCCTCCTGACGCCGCTCCGCAATCCGATCGCGCTGGGCTCACTGGCGGGCGTGGCGGTGTCGGCGACGGGACTGCGGATTCCCGCCCCCGTCCTGGACCCCCTGACCCTGATCGGCGGCATGTCGGTCCCCGCGGTCCTGCTGGCCTTCGGCATCTCCCTGTGCGGCAGCACGATGCCGGGCCGGGGGCCGGACCGTCAGCCGGTGTTCCTCTCGGTCGCCCTCAAGTCGGTGGGCCAGCCGGCGGCGGCCTGGGCGCTGGCGGCGGGCGTGTTCGGCCTGCGGGGCGCTCCGCTGCTGGACGTGGTGGTGACGTCGGCACTGCCTGCCGCGCAGAACCTGTACACGTACGCGTCGAGCTACCGGGTGGGCGAGCGGTTGGCCCGGGACTCGATCCTCATGTCGACGGTGATCTCGGTTCCGGTGCTGGTGGTCGTCGCCACGCTCCTCGGCTGA
- a CDS encoding STAS domain-containing protein — protein sequence MSYARPPGLPIVDAMTPAVLVLAGPVTREEVAGLCDDVRARLEATGARVVVCDVGGLGPPGLGVVDLLARLQLAARRAGGRIRLRDPDPALHALLDLVGLRFEVEGEVEQREPALGVEEAVEPGDPAV from the coding sequence ATGAGTTACGCCCGTCCGCCCGGTCTACCGATCGTGGATGCCATGACACCCGCTGTACTCGTGCTCGCCGGCCCCGTCACCCGGGAAGAGGTGGCCGGGCTGTGCGACGACGTGCGGGCACGGCTGGAGGCCACCGGGGCGAGAGTCGTGGTGTGTGATGTCGGAGGGCTCGGGCCGCCGGGACTGGGCGTCGTGGACCTGCTGGCGCGGCTGCAGCTCGCCGCCCGGCGGGCCGGGGGCCGGATACGGCTGCGCGACCCGGACCCCGCGCTACACGCCCTCCTCGACCTGGTCGGCCTCCGCTTCGAGGTGGAGGGGGAGGTCGAACAGCGGGAACCAGCGCTTGGTGTCGAGGAAGCAGTGGAACCCGGTGATCCGGCCGTCTGA
- a CDS encoding cytidine deaminase, with translation MTSAASHDVDWDKLRAAARDAMSRAYAPYSGYPVGVAALVDDGRTITGCNVENASYGLALCAECGLVSELQNSGGGRLTHFTCVDGKGDILVPCGRCRQLLYEFGGPELLLETPAGILPLSEMLPQAFGPGHLRK, from the coding sequence GTGACCTCGGCCGCCTCCCACGACGTCGACTGGGACAAGCTGCGCGCGGCGGCCCGGGACGCCATGTCCCGCGCCTACGCCCCGTACTCCGGCTACCCGGTCGGCGTCGCGGCCCTCGTCGACGACGGCCGTACGATCACCGGCTGCAACGTGGAGAACGCGTCGTACGGCCTCGCCCTGTGCGCCGAGTGCGGGCTGGTCTCCGAGCTGCAGAACTCGGGGGGTGGCCGGCTGACGCACTTCACGTGCGTGGACGGCAAGGGCGACATCCTCGTCCCGTGCGGCCGCTGCCGTCAGCTGCTGTACGAGTTCGGCGGCCCGGAACTGCTCCTGGAAACCCCGGCGGGCATCCTGCCGCTCTCGGAGATGCTGCCGCAGGCCTTCGGGCCGGGCCACCTCCGCAAGTAA
- a CDS encoding ABC transporter ATP-binding protein, producing the protein MTAVELAGITKRFPGVVANHDIHLTVRKGTVHALVGENGAGKSTLMKILYGMQKPDEGTIAIDGQQVSFSSPADAIVRGIGMVHQHFMLADNLTVLENVALGSEKLYGIGAKARRKIKEISERYGLGVEPDRLVEELGVAARQRVEILKVLYRGATTLILDEPTAVLVPQEVDALFDNLRELKAEGLSVIFISHKLGEVLSVADEITVIRRGTTVGTAVPAETTPRQLAEMMVGSELPTPETAESTVTDRPVITVEKLRLEAPGGKALLDDITFTIHAGEVLGIAGVEGNGQTELVDALIGLRHADSGTIKLIDEEITGWVTRKRREQGIGYIPEDRHRHGLLLEAPLWENRILGHVTEKPNAKGVWLDPKAAQQDTRRIVEAYDVRTPGIDVTAASLSGGNQQKLIVGREMSHKPRFLIAAHPTRGVDVGAQAAIWDHIREARREGLAVLLISADLDELIGLSDTLRVIYNGKLVADADPATITPEELGSAMTGAATGHLEHDENAEPGADTPEIRKSPEAPEDEAR; encoded by the coding sequence GTGACCGCCGTCGAACTCGCCGGGATCACCAAGCGATTCCCGGGCGTCGTGGCCAACCACGACATCCACCTCACCGTCCGCAAGGGCACCGTCCACGCCCTCGTCGGCGAGAACGGCGCAGGCAAGTCGACCCTGATGAAGATCCTCTACGGCATGCAGAAGCCGGACGAGGGCACCATCGCGATCGACGGCCAACAGGTCAGCTTCTCGTCGCCGGCCGACGCCATCGTCCGCGGCATCGGCATGGTGCACCAGCACTTCATGCTCGCCGACAACCTCACCGTCCTCGAGAACGTCGCGCTGGGCAGCGAGAAGCTGTACGGCATCGGCGCCAAGGCCCGCCGGAAGATCAAGGAGATCTCCGAGCGCTACGGCCTCGGCGTGGAGCCCGACCGCCTCGTCGAGGAACTCGGTGTCGCCGCCCGCCAGCGCGTGGAGATCCTCAAGGTCCTCTACCGCGGCGCCACCACACTGATCCTCGACGAGCCCACGGCCGTCCTGGTGCCGCAGGAGGTCGACGCGCTCTTCGACAACCTGCGCGAACTGAAGGCCGAGGGCCTGTCGGTCATCTTCATCTCCCACAAGCTGGGCGAGGTGCTCTCCGTCGCCGACGAGATCACCGTCATCCGCCGCGGCACCACCGTCGGCACGGCCGTCCCCGCCGAGACGACCCCGCGCCAGCTCGCCGAGATGATGGTGGGCAGCGAGCTGCCGACGCCGGAGACCGCCGAGTCCACGGTCACCGACCGTCCCGTCATCACGGTGGAGAAGCTGCGCCTGGAGGCACCCGGCGGCAAGGCCCTGCTCGACGACATCACCTTCACCATCCACGCGGGCGAGGTCCTGGGCATCGCCGGCGTCGAGGGCAACGGCCAGACCGAACTGGTCGACGCGCTCATCGGCCTCAGGCACGCCGACTCCGGCACGATCAAGCTGATCGACGAGGAGATCACCGGCTGGGTCACCCGCAAGCGCCGCGAGCAGGGCATCGGCTACATCCCCGAGGACCGCCACCGCCACGGCCTGCTCCTGGAGGCCCCCCTCTGGGAGAACCGCATCCTCGGCCACGTCACCGAGAAGCCCAACGCCAAGGGCGTCTGGCTGGACCCGAAGGCCGCGCAGCAGGACACCCGCCGCATCGTCGAGGCCTACGACGTCCGCACCCCCGGCATCGACGTCACCGCCGCCTCCCTGTCCGGCGGCAACCAGCAGAAGCTGATCGTCGGCCGCGAGATGAGCCACAAGCCGCGCTTCCTGATCGCCGCGCACCCCACCCGCGGTGTGGACGTCGGCGCGCAGGCCGCGATCTGGGACCACATCCGTGAGGCCCGCCGCGAGGGCCTGGCCGTGCTGCTGATCTCCGCCGACCTCGACGAGCTGATCGGCCTGTCCGACACCCTCCGCGTGATCTACAACGGCAAGCTGGTCGCCGACGCCGACCCCGCCACCATCACGCCGGAGGAGCTGGGCTCGGCGATGACCGGTGCCGCGACCGGCCACCTGGAACACGACGAGAACGCCGAGCCCGGCGCAGACACCCCCGAGATCCGTAAGTCTCCCGAGGCTCCGGAAGACGAGGCCCGCTGA
- a CDS encoding sigma-70 family RNA polymerase sigma factor, with the protein MSDGTATTTDLDVRLEKHRVELTGYCYRMLGSSFEAEDAVQDTMVRAWRSYDKFEGRSSLRSWLYRIATNVCLDMLTAGNKRARPMDLTESTPLAQAALSPRPDHTWLEPMPDSRVLPTTDDPAEAAVAKESVRLAFMAALQQLPPKQRAVLILREVLAWKASEVAELLGTTVASVNSALQRARATLAEQQQPGTDAVASDPLDEEQQKLLERYVAAFEGYDMTALTALLHEDAIMTMPPFDLWLTGVDDITGFMTTLGAPCAGSRLVPVQVNGLPGFAQYKPDPEAGGFTPWAVQVLEISDGRITGFHCFLDTKRWFPLFDLPLHLEAEADQVEEGV; encoded by the coding sequence ATGAGCGACGGCACGGCGACGACAACGGACCTCGACGTCAGGCTGGAGAAACACCGCGTCGAACTGACCGGGTACTGCTACCGCATGCTCGGTTCGTCCTTCGAGGCCGAGGACGCGGTGCAGGACACGATGGTGCGCGCCTGGCGGAGTTACGACAAGTTCGAGGGGCGCTCCAGTCTCCGGTCGTGGCTCTACCGCATCGCGACGAACGTGTGCCTGGACATGCTGACCGCGGGCAACAAACGGGCGAGGCCCATGGACCTCACGGAGTCGACGCCGCTGGCCCAGGCGGCGCTGTCGCCCCGGCCGGACCACACCTGGCTGGAGCCGATGCCGGACAGCCGGGTGCTGCCCACGACCGACGACCCGGCGGAGGCGGCGGTCGCCAAGGAGTCGGTGCGGCTCGCCTTCATGGCGGCCCTGCAGCAGTTGCCGCCCAAGCAGCGGGCGGTGCTGATCCTGCGCGAGGTGCTGGCCTGGAAGGCGAGCGAGGTCGCCGAGCTGCTCGGCACGACGGTCGCGTCGGTCAACAGCGCGCTGCAGCGGGCGCGTGCGACGCTCGCCGAGCAGCAGCAGCCGGGCACCGACGCCGTCGCCTCGGATCCGCTGGACGAGGAGCAGCAGAAGCTCCTGGAGCGATATGTCGCGGCCTTCGAGGGCTATGACATGACGGCGCTCACGGCCCTGCTGCACGAGGACGCCATCATGACGATGCCGCCGTTCGACCTGTGGCTGACCGGCGTCGACGACATCACGGGCTTCATGACGACGCTCGGCGCCCCCTGCGCGGGGTCGCGGCTGGTGCCGGTGCAGGTCAACGGGCTGCCGGGGTTCGCCCAGTACAAGCCGGACCCGGAGGCGGGCGGCTTCACCCCGTGGGCGGTGCAGGTGCTGGAGATCTCAGACGGCCGGATCACCGGGTTCCACTGCTTCCTCGACACCAAGCGCTGGTTCCCGCTGTTCGACCTCCCCCTCCACCTCGAAGCGGAGGCCGACCAGGTCGAGGAGGGCGTGTAG
- a CDS encoding ATP-binding protein: MKQSAAKTLGVAALGAAFAAAGAGAANAAPVTPDAAGAALGTVTSALPAEQLSQAGPAAGAGLAQGGAGLAQGQEALTSGVAAAQPAAEQALAGGPTALAEGLLGGLPVQGLPTQGLPLNGLPVA; the protein is encoded by the coding sequence ATGAAGCAGTCTGCTGCCAAGACCCTCGGTGTCGCCGCTCTCGGTGCCGCCTTCGCCGCCGCGGGCGCGGGTGCCGCGAACGCCGCTCCGGTCACCCCGGACGCCGCGGGCGCGGCGCTGGGCACCGTCACCAGCGCGCTCCCGGCCGAGCAGCTCTCCCAGGCGGGTCCCGCCGCCGGTGCGGGGCTGGCCCAGGGGGGTGCGGGCCTTGCCCAGGGGCAGGAGGCGCTCACCTCGGGCGTGGCCGCCGCGCAGCCGGCCGCGGAGCAGGCGCTGGCCGGGGGCCCGACCGCCCTGGCCGAAGGGCTGCTCGGCGGTCTGCCGGTGCAGGGCCTGCCCACCCAGGGCCTGCCGCTGAACGGCCTTCCGGTCGCCTGA